A segment of the Dermacentor andersoni chromosome 5, qqDerAnde1_hic_scaffold, whole genome shotgun sequence genome:
CTATGAAGACGCCCATATTACAGAATAATCTAATACACCTGAAACCGCCTGTTCACGCCCTTCGCTGTCTTTGAGTGAAATCTGTTCACGTTTACAAGGAGCGCGTgaccccgtgcttgctaatttagttagtaagcgaatgtttgctgcAGTTTACGCATCCGATGAAACTACAACCttgcttcgtgtagttgtctaattcATTGCTATGGCTATCAAAGCTTCGCCTTTCGGAAGAAACTGCTACatgtttgtttttatatttctaaTGGGGTGCAAAAGCAGTGTTCCGTGTGCTAATGTTTATCTCTGGTCGAGGAACGCAAGGCACCGCGGTAGCCTAGTGGGTTTGGTGTCgcgctgctgagttcgaggtGACAAGTCCAATCATAAGcgctgcggccgcattccaatgggggcagaattcaaaaacgttcgtgtaccgtgcattccgTGCATGTTAAATAATCCGAGCTGCAGAAAATGAATCTGCATTTCCCCATTGCCGTGCGCTTCATAATAATATGTTGGTTTTCGAATTTAAATTTTCAAAATCTAATTTTGCGTCGCAGAActacatttacaatcgacactgttgagtgcgTCTACTGAACTTATCTCGTTGCTGGGCTCAGTTTAGTAGCCAATACTTTTTTAGATTTAGttatggtcagaatccagtgtgaAAAGTCCAGGTCTTCCTTACCACAAAAACCCAACTATGCGAGTTCAACAGAGATGGTGAAGGAAAATCAACATCTATAGTTAGAAGACATTGCAGAACACGACAAGAACGAAAGAGTGAGACACTGCATTAAAACCAGGACACAAACCCTAAGGATCTACCTGAGCCAGAAGCAAGCATAAAGCCAAAATAAATTATCTGGTAATTCTTCTGCATTATAAAGTTTCTCTCGCCAAGACTCATCTCGAGTTACTAAGTCGCGATCTTTCACGACGACTCTTCACAAGCCAATGGAGCCAACCGACTCGTGCAGGTGGGTTGGCCATTACTTTCTGACTCACGCAAAAAGGAGTCTTAGCAAAGAAAAAAGAGTCAAGTTGCTGTGACTCACTTTTGACCCGTTTTGACCAGCTGCGAGCGAACAGCGCTCGTGAAGCCACTACCTATCACGGCGCATGTCCCTGCAATTTCTATTAAAAACATCAGACGAATATCGACTCTATGGCTTCACTAAAGATACAATGCGAATATGGGGATGCAACAGTCTCGTAATCTTGGCCAGCACGTTGCACACACATGTCAGAACATACGCTGGACCAAATAATAGCAAATACGAGaggaaagaaaactgaagcagcacggtTCCTCAACCACCCTGTGTGAGCGCTGCTGCCATTGACATACAAATGCCTACAATAGTTCAGTTATTCCGCCATTCCGTGGTTTTACGATTGCGCTTGCAATCACGGTTACGGAAAGAAAAAAACTCAAACGGTAGGCTAAACTTAGGTGACGCGGTAGATGACCAAAGGCACTTGACAGAAATTTAATTACCAGTCAACAGAGAGAAACGTTCTCCATTACTAAAATTTTAACGTGCGCAGGAGCAATAGTCTAAGTGTAAATGTTTCGATCGGTAAAGACAGCTGAGGCGCTTAAGCTTGACATCACCATCAAACTAGCATGCACAAGACTACATGTAGATAAATGTAAATAAACAGCAGTTCACAAGAAGCCGCCAAAAAGTTTTGTTACTTCCAGAAGTGCAAGTTTATGGAACCGTTTGGCACAAGCAATATACCGCTCTAAAAGAAACGCGTGGGAATTCAGCAGCGCTGCCGGTCAACCATCAAGCGAAGAAGGCGCTCCGATCGTGATGTCCACAAACGTTTAGTGATTTCCACCTTACGTTGTTTCACGATTGCTCTCGCAGTTGTGGTTACGCAATGAAAACTCAGACGACAAACTAAGCTTGAGAGACGGTTTATCAGCGGAGTCGCTTGATATAAATGTAAGTAACACTCAACACAGACATACGTTTCcccttaataaaaaaatattagacCGTGCAAACGAGCAATAGTGTAATAGAGAAGCTTAAACGTTTGGATCGTTACATACAGCTGAGACGTAATATTCAACACAGAATCATACTAGTATGCATCCGACAACGTGTAAATAACCAGCAGTTTAAAGAATTGGCCCAAAAGTTTAGTTATTCCGAGAGACGGACGTGTACGGCATTGTTCAGCACGAACAATATAGCGGCCTAAAAGAAATGTGTGGGAAAATTGAGCAGCGCAGCCGGCTAGCCATCACGTGCAGCAATTGAGTCGACCGTGAAAGAAATGCCTACAAAAATTTAGTTACTTCAACCTTACGTCGTTTTACGATAGCTCTAGCAATTACGGTTGCGCAAAGAAAACTGAAACTGCAGACAATGCTTAAGTGACACGGTTAATCAGTTAGGGCGGGTGCGTGACCCATATTTAGCAGTCAACTAGCACAGAtgttcacaaatcatcatcatcatcataagcctattttatgtctactgcagcacgaaggcctctccctgcgcaaattaggaaatttgcgagtgctagttcgaatcggttggcgcaggacaggggtaattggaaatgtTCCCAATTACTAAACACTGGGACCACGCACAAACAAGCAATAGTCTATGTAGCGTAAATATTTCAATCGTTACGGGAAGCCGGGACCGAAGATTCATCGTAATATGATCATCATAGCATGCATCCGACCACATGCTAATAGGCAGCAGCCTAACAAGTCACCCGAAAGTTTCGTTATTTCGAGAATAGTGCATGGCACTTTTTGGCACGAAAGTACCAGTCGTAAAGACAATcgtggtaaagttcagcagtACGTCCGGGAAAACAACCATCATGTGCAGCAAGTGCTCCGACCGTGATACAGATGCCTATATCTGTATTCCAAGTCCCAAGTTTGGATACAAACCTGCACGCTTATTCCTTCGCTTTAGGAAGAGTGACTAGCTGTTCCATCATCCTTCAAAACCATGATTTCCACTAATTGTAAGAATCCCACTCCTCTTAGTAAAGCCCTACGTAAAATTGAGAGCactgaaataaaagaaagtgctAGGTAACGCTAATCtttgtctcttagtggcactcgttCCTCGGCGTGAgagttctttaggttaactttagacGTGCGAAACGCACCAAACTAACTCTGAGGCAACTGTTTCGCATTAGTTAGCCAGTTAAAtgtcatgccaccttcttgtttgtgacgtcattagtgacgtcattacttccgggtttccaggaatttcgacAAAGTTGTACTCACGTGGCAGGTCTCTAAGCTCTACGATTCAGTGCTTTGGTGCGTGGTAATCAGTGGTTTCAagttaattctaattattccagacacttcagtaactaaGCTTCTAACTACACTTATGCACTGATATATCTATATACATAGTGAAACCGATAAATCTTGTACTGTACTGCTGCAGATAACAAGTCAGGCCCGAATGGCGCCTCTTGGCGCATGCGTACATTGTCGCTCTCCTTTCTCTCTCgtcttttacatatatttacgAGCTGGAAATAAACGGTTTCCTTTTGCTGCCTGCGATATCGGTGTGAGCTTCATCTCGTCACTGCCGGCTTAGGTCGGTAGGACGTAGCAGTACtattctttatatatttttttctgatttatttcgaATTCCTTCTCCGGTCTCCTCAGGAGATGAACGGGAAATGCttcgcaagaaacaagagtgtcactcgatgctcttgccactaataaataaataaataaataaataaataaataaataaataaataaataaagttaatCCACCTTTACGCAGTTTTACGATTGCTAAGGCGATCGTTACCCAAACAAAACGCCAATgacaggcgaagcttaagcaacACGGTTAGTCACTACGAGCGCCTGACAGAGACaactcagacattttttttattatggggttttacgtgccaaaaccaccttctgattatgaggcacgccgtagtggagggctccggaaattttcaccacctggcgttccttaacgtgcatctaaatctaagtacaagggtgttttcatatttcgctcccatcgaaatacggccgccgtggccgggattcaatcccgcgacctggtgctcagcagccagGTCGCGGAGCACCAGGTCCACGGAGCCACGGAGCAACCATGGCGGCTTAGGCAACTCAGACAATCTTTCACAATAAAAAATGTGACCACATGCGAACGAGCTAATCAGCGCAAATGTTCCATCGATACAGAACCCAGACGTGAAGTTCACCTTAACGCCACACTAGCATGCAGCCGATCGTGTGGAAATAAGCAGAAGTCAAACAAGTTGGCCAAACGTTCCGTTATTGCGACATCGTGAGCCACACTGTTTGCCAAATATTGTCCTACGACTGGCGCAGCCTGGCCGCGCtagcttttgcgccattaaactcgaATTGACCAACCAACTAACTGTTAGCCAGAAACAATACCAGCTGTATATACACGCGTGGTTAAATTCAACAGCGTGACAGGCCATCACGTGCAGCAAGTTCTCCGATCCCCACACAAACGCCAACAAAAGATTCCAAACGTACACAGTTCCACGATTACTTTGGCAATCGCGGCTACGCAAAGAAAACGCCAAGAGCACACGTACCGAAGTTTAAGCGACACGGTTATCACTACGAGCGCGTGACAGAAACAGTCAACTGAGAAAAGCTTTCACTCTTACGTACCAAAAaaatacgaccacgtgcgaaGAAGAAATTAAATAAGCGCAAACGTTTTGATCGTCATACACAGCTGAGGAGTAAACTTCACTTGATGTCACCACCATACTAGCATCCCATCATGTGTAAGTACAAGTCTAACAAGACGCCCAAAAGTTTCGTTATTCCAAGAAACGTGCACGGCACTGTTTGACAATAGCAATCTCTCAGCCCTCAAGACAGACGTGTTAAAATTCAGCAACGCATATGGGCATAACGTGCAGCAAGTGCCCCGACCGTGACACAAATGCGTACAAAATTTCAGGTATTCTAACCTTACGGAGTTGTGCGATTGCTATAGCAATCGTGGTTGCATAAACAAAACTCAAACGAAGTTCAAGCAAGGCTATTCAGGAGAGTGCGTGTCAGGAATAGTTATTATTTTTAATATTGTTCCCCAGTGTTCAAGAAAGATAACGATAAAGCTCGCGAACTCATCCTGTGGCCCACATGGAAGGACTTGGCGGTTCTCAAGTTTCTCATTCAGAAACATCGTATTGGCGGATTTTGGCGCTGCATAGAAACAATATAGCCCAGAGTAAGCTTGGAAGTTCGCAGAAAAGGAGTACGAGCCAACCAAACGCAGTATTGCAGGAGCACAACGGATGGTCAATCGCGAATTGATGTTATCGTTGCCGCCAAACAATGCAGATGTACAATGCCCAGCATTCGATTACGCGCAGACACGACGACACGCTAGTCGAAAAGATTGCAAGGCTGCTAATAGAAAAACCCTAGCTCCATGAACTCGggaaaggcgggagatggaaattcaagaggatgagcaaaacgagagcaaggtgaaagcaggagccaacgtttcgacaaggggacttgtcttcttcaaggccttgttctcgttttgctcaactcCATAAACTGACACTTAGCTCTCAATGGGCGCAAGACTTACAGGCGACTCGGAGATAGAGCTCGAAAGTGCATGAGGAGAAGTTGGCCTGTAATTAACAAACGTTCACGCTGGAACCGATGAGCGCATGACACAAGCACCACGTTCCGAGAAACCGTGTGAACTGAGCGTGTGTGAGCGCGGAGAACACCAACCTTCAGGCATTCGAAGCCTGCAAAGAAGGGCGAAGAGATCTAATAATCATACCTTGGTGGTTATCCAATGAAACGCGGCATTAAATCATGTGAACGACTACGCGCAAACCAGCCCTAAGCGTGCAAGTAACAGGCATTGGCGATTCGACTGGGTAAAGGCAGTCACTGCTCTACTCTACGGTAGGGTTTGCAGCCGATGCAGTACTCTGCTTTCTCGACATGTTCGGAGAGCGTAGGACACGATTGATTCGGATACGCGTTGCGGTAGTTGGTAAGCGCAGTTGTTCCGGTGCTGCCTACCGCTTTGTGACGTTTCCTCCCATATGCTTGTGCAGTTTGGATTGTTATTTACAACTTAATTTATCATGTTCATTGGAAGTTTGATCTGAGTGTGCCAGCTTCATTTGCTGTCTGAGATGTCTTTTCGGAAGAGCGTGCGTTAAGGCCAGCCGTGGAAGAGAGTCAACATTCCGTTGTATGGTCACGTAGTAACGTAGTACGTTTTGGATTGTGTGTGTTGGTCTCACAATTGTCCGGCATGGGACATACAATCAAATACATCCTTTGGAAATCTATGGGATTAAAGTTTCGGGATTACTTTGGATGCCGTAACTTCAACCCTGTGGATGTCagaaaaatattttaaatatGTAGTCTCAAAATTAATGTCCTCACGCTATTCACTGGACGTCCTGAGTGGGACTTGGACGTTGGGATCTCATAGGGATGTTGAGACGTTGGTTGGGAACACGCCGCCATCACTACAACCTTGTCCATTCCTGTTTATCTATTCGTTGACACACAACACACATGAATGGCTCAAAAACAAGGTTTTATTACATCTGCATTCATGACGTTTATTTATATTGATAACACCATCCAAGGTAATCAACAGGTGTGATTAGCGAGGACTAGTAAGAACGCGACAAGTAAGAAAAACAGTAGCAAATTAAGGTAAGAAATAAAAGAGACAAACTATAGGAAAAGTACGAACTAGTGTGCGCCGATCGAAAATACGACTTGGAATGAAATATGCGCCGTTGGAATTTCCAGTAAAGATGTtgctagtgaaaaaaaaacttcGGATACTTAGTGTGCCTAATACGAACAACCTGAGAGGGGCACCTTCAGCAACATTCGTGATCGCTGCGCTACAGGTTTATTGGATCTCGACGAGTAATGCAACTGTTCCGCCTCACGTTGGTCTCCAGGAAATATTGCCACTATTGAACGCGATAAAACCAAGCCTGTCGAGTGATAGCTCGGTTTCGCTTGCTTTGGGAAAGggcgagaccattcgtttgcAGAGATTCAACTTTTTGTAGCAGCAACTACTGCATATACAATCACACCACAAGACAACAAACAGACGTTGCTCGGCACTCTTGGCGCGAACGCGCAGTGAACTTGGACGCAGCCAGCGCTTCTGGCGATGGCGGCACGAAAGACTGACCTTGAGCCACTGTTCGTTTTCATTCCATACGCATTAGGCAGTCgaagtcccagtttgaccttggctgagcttgaaggtcgtATTTACGGAACAAAGCGTTTTCAGGGTatgtacctggagtagtagagctatcgctctTAAAAACAATGACATTTCGCAGGGTCTTTTCCGCGCGTGGTTAAGAAAGGTCCGCCACTCGTGAAACTCGCGGCATACAGATAAGACTGGAGCTGGGCGTACTTATTGACTAGTTGCAGGAAAAGTCACAGCACTACGCATAGACCATCGCGCACCTTGGTTTTACACCTGGAAAGGTCAGTGCGTCGAAATTTTTATGAGCATCAGTCACAGAATGGCGTTCTGGGAAAAAAGTCAGTTCTAGTCACATACGAACAGCACCAGAGGGGAGTGAACCCGGTCGCCTGGTGGTACCACGAGAAAGGCGAGCGAGCGTAGCGTCGGACGGGAGCAATGACACGAAATGATCACTAGTGCGTCATGAAAGCACCAATTGTGTGATAGTGTCCGTGAAGCTTAGCAAACGTGAAATAGCCGCCGAGGCTATGTAATAACACGCATGTAAGATAGCGCAATGAGTAGAGAACAAATGCTCCTTTCAGATATCTGGTAACCAATTCCTGGATGATTACGTAGCTCTACGTTTTAACAGGCAATTACTCGCAGAGTTTTCTGGGTTTTCTTTCAAAGTGTCTTGTCTATGCTTGACCACCACATGGGACAAACTCCGAGTAGAGCGGCGTGCCATCGATGAGGCGGCTAGGATGTGGTCCCTCAGGTCTTACGTACTCCGAGGAACTTCCGTCCCAAACAGCAATGCATATTGCGTTATAATAATATATGTGACGAAGTGGCCTGCATCATTATCACTGGGTACGAGGCGTATTCTTCCCATTGCTCTTTCTGTAGGTATCGCAGTATAAGCGAAGCGCAATTAAGAATTTCACATTTGCTTTTCATAACGTAAACACTGTGGCCGCCTAGCATGTGCGCTTCGTCGCGAAAATTTATGAAATTTACTCATGACATTAATCACAATGTTTTTTGTCCGTTATAACAGCAAAGCTACATATGTCGGACACGTTCCCACGTACCATTCATCCTCTATACACCTAGGTCAACCAGATCGGTGCCTAGTGATTGATACCTGCGGCTACCTCGCGATCATGTACACAGGCATAAGTCAAGTTTTTGTGTTCTCGGAGCAACTTTTCACAGGCAACATCGCGATGCGTGAAATAAATTTTACTCAATATTTTTGCGCTGTATGCGCGCACACATTCTCTAATGCTAAACGTGCAAAGCGTTCTTGTACACGCGAACGAAGTCATCCGGTATGGTATCTCAACGCCATTATTCTAGAGTCCAACTAACCCAAGCAATGCAAAAATGTTCAAGTACCCGGTCGCCATTTTCAATGCCTCACGCCGATTCACAAGTTTCACGGCGCTGCTTGCGCCCGACGATCACGTAAGTCCCTTCGTAGCTGATGTAGGATTCCATGCACGGTAGGCTTTCTTGGCTGCTCCAGTGTTCCACTGTAAGTCCCGCCTTGGTGAAAGAGCTCTTTATTGAGCCTTCGCTGGAGTTTAGAGAAGAGAACGGCTTTCTGCAGATGGTGAAGGTGGAGTTTCCTGTTACTCCGCAGCCTATGAGGATGCCACGAGGCTTTATCAGTTCCGTCAGGTTAGCTACGGCACGCTCGTGGGCGGCCTGGTCGACAGAACCGCTGTCCAAGCAGAGGCAAGCGATAACAGCATCGAACTGTGCTTTCTCGCCGCGACCAAGCAATACGCCAGGCTTAGCGATGTTGCACAGCCTCACCTCGCAGATTGCATTGCGCGTCCTTGCAATAATGGCAGCGGCGGCACACTCTGCGTCCCTGTAATAAGAAACATAGCTGCCATGTAGGAACAGTAAAATGGTGTCGGGCTGACTAATGTTTTCTTGGCGCATTTAAACAACAAGAAATTGGCGAATCCCACGCTTGTATGCGAATCAGTGTTAACCGAAGCCTTGGGTGATGTATGCGCAATTGGTAAAGTGGGTGGTATGCAAACGGCAGCTAATGACCGAAATGCTTGCAGAGAGTGAGGTAATCTTATGTTATTTGAGGCAATTAACATGTGCGTCACGCTAGGCCAATAATTATAATAACTCCTTTTTAAAAACAATTAGGGAATGGAACCAAAGTCCCTAAAGACGTGGTAAAGATACCTGATAACAATGTCTTTATTCATCGTTGTAACTTGTGCTATGTGTATTGTAACTTTTTATCGCCTTACCATTTTCATATTGCATTAAATGCATAGTAATATCCTATTGTTATATTTTGCTTTCTGTTTTCACATTCCTTTCAAGCAATATGTTTAAACTATGGGCgctataccgtaaaactattccaaacttttctgttccaattctgcaatcagccctccgccattggtcaaaaactttagtggaccacccccacttcccctgtctgtcacgcgacgtcacgaaaaccgccccatctgatatgacgtgtacagactgattatgcattatatgaccgaacagaagaaaaatagttacttctgattcgacgcattttcgccattagccctcggctattggtcaagagttttcgggctgcacccacttcacctgcctgtcacgcgacgccacaaaatCGCAAAAGCTCACGGCGTCGAAGTgaggtgtacgcgttaaagatgcagtaatatgccgaacaaaactgaattttcttctgaatagccgcaggct
Coding sequences within it:
- the LOC126530122 gene encoding nicotinamide N-methyltransferase-like; translation: MDQEQLVAKILDEFSPENYPAHSVKMLPLLNPILQEMHSIFTSELVKGGILLEVGCGPCMYTAMAASVAFEHIVMADLVPANILEVRKWVDAAPDAKDWTLFAQRLAVIEGHADAECAAAAIIARTRNAICEVRLCNIAKPGVLLGRGEKAQFDAVIACLCLDSGSVDQAAHERAVANLTELIKPRGILIGCGVTGNSTFTICRKPFSSLNSSEGSIKSSFTKAGLTVEHWSSQESLPCMESYISYEGTYVIVGRKQRRETCESA